CAATCATCACAGCTTTGCCTCCATTGCGAACGCTTTGCACACATTGCAAGAATGTTTGTGGTCTCCCCAAAGCTTCAACAGCTACATCAACACCATAGCCTCCTGTGATGTCCTGTACAAGTTGAATAGCTGATAACATTAGTTTAAGCAGTCAGTATGTTCTCAGATGCAAAGCAGGACATTTATTTCAGAAGAAGAATTCATTTTAACAGCCTAAAAGGCAAATAGTTATGGGAAAAATCTCCCAATAAATGCACGTGTAAGTCATTTCAGAGTGCTAGAAGGAAAAATCAGATGCTAATAAACTAAATCCAAAGAGCTAGTATTATAAGCACAACCTTTCCTTTATTATTGGACAGTGATAGGTGCAACGCGTTTTTGTTCAGCTggttgatttaaaaaaaaacatataccAATAGTAGTAATAGCACTAGTTTATTAGGACGGCCTCACCATTAATCACCTGATAGTCGACATTCTCTATTATACTGGTTTTACCCATAAATTTGTCACATTAATCAAAACATTAAAACAGTGCTGTCTAAAGGTGCACTCAAAATgttccattttcattttttttttgatttgcaccgggtgtccgagtctctttgagccccgactaatcccgggggtgcaaAATGTTCCATTTTCATTGCTAGTCTAAATCATTAAGACATGGTACCTTTCCTCCACCGTGAACAATCTCCATTTGATAAGTAAGGTTGAACTTCAAAATCAATCACGTCAAGACATCCAGCATTAACGAAATGAGAGTTAGGACCCTATCCAACTGCTTCCTGGTTGCTTTAACACTCCACTTTTATTCATCAGTTTCCTCACATTAGCAGAGTCCTCCAAGTTCTCCGCACTAGCATAAATATTGGATAAAAGCACATAAACTGTGGGGTTATTCTTCTCAGTCTCAAGCAGAAATCCCGCAGCAATTCTGCCTAGTCTAACATTTCCATAAGCAGCACATGAACTGAATAATGTCCACCAAACAGTGGAATCTACATCAACATGCCTATCTTTTACCAGTTTTTCTGCCTCATCAAGATACCCAGCCCTACCTAGAAGATCGACAATGCACAAGAAGTGGTCTGCTGTAGGTTCTATACCGTAGGTATGAATCATGGAAGTGAAAACTTCAATGACTTTATCGATTAAGCCTGAATGGCTGCAAGCTGATAGAACTGCATTAAAGGTCGTGTTATCTAGTTTGATCCCACCTAATTCTTGCATCATCTCAAAGCAATGCACAGCTTCCTTTCCTTTCCCATGCTGTGCATATGCAGTAATAATTGAATTCCAAGAAACTATGTCTTTTGTGTCATTATCTGGAACACCTTTAGAGATCAATGCAACAGTCCACATTTTGCATACAATGTGATGAGGGCATTCCCTAAAGATATTTCTGAAATGAATCCAGATTTGATTATGTAAGTGTGAATCTCCTTCCCTTGTTGTAGGGCTGAAATGCTGGCACAAACACTCAAAATGATGCTAAGAGTAAAAGGGTTAGGCATCAAACGTTCACTAACAATCTCAGAGAAGAGGTGCAAGCACCCCATGGGTAGTCCGTTGAGATGACAACCAGAAATCAATGTATTCCAAGAGATCACATTTCTAGGAAACATGTCATGAAAAACTTGATAAGCTTGCTTCATTTCACCATGCTTACAGAAGGCAGAGAGCAGTGCATTAGATACTTCAGTCTTCAAGATAAGGGCTTTCTTTAAAACAACACCCAAAATTATTTCAACAATTACTAGAGACTCTGAGCTTGCGAGTATGCTTCCTATCGTAAACTCGTCTGGCTCTAACCCTTCCTTCTGCATCTGAATGTATGCAGAAATTGCTGCTCTGTCCAAACAATTTTGAGCATAACTCGTAATCATGGCATTCCACGACACATTATCCTTCACCTCTAGtcttccaaaaattaaaaaggcTGCATTCAAGTTCCCACAACTAGCATACATGGTTATTGTTGCATTAGCGATAGACGTATAAACCTATTCTAGCAACTTGACCATGCAGTTGAGAAGCAATTCTAATACGCGTACATGAACTCATTATGCTCACAAATGTGAGTTCGGTAGGTCTCAAAGAAAACTTACGCATATTCTTGAGCATTATTAATACCTCCTCAGCCCTTTCCATAGTGACTAAACCAGCAATCATTGCATTATAAGTTACAGGATCAAGCACTTCATCCCCAGCTTCTTCAAATACTCCAAAAGCATCAAAATCATTCTTACAGTTAAAATACATGGTAACCAAAGCATTAATCACTGAAGCTCTTACCAAAAATCCATCTTGATGACCATCGAATGCACTTGTCTTCCGAAATCCAACAGCTACATATCACACAAACTTAAAACACTAGCAAAAGCATAATTATCATATCTAACACCCAAAAAATGCATTCTTTGAAATAAATTCAAAGCAATCCTGTGATACCCACTTTCAGCACACCCAGTAATCATTGCATTCCAAACAGCCAAATTCCTCTGTggcatttcatcaaacacctTACAAGCATACCCAACTTCGAAGCAGACAACAGAGTAGTCCAAGAATAAACATCTGGGgtttcaatttctttaaagACCCTTTTAACAGAACCCAAATCTTTAGATTTGGCGTAGAATGAAAGGAGAGAATTTGATACATGTGGGTATTGTTTAAGGTCTGTTTTAATGGCGAAACCGTGGAGCTGATTGCCGAAGCTAGTGTTTAGGATGTTGGCACAGGCGGTGAGAGTGGTTGAAAGGGTGTAATGATCTGGTCGGAGATGAAGGGAAGagtgaatttggttgaagagagagagagcaTCGGAGAATTGGTGGGAATGAGTGAAGTTTGAAAGAAGGCAATTGAGGTGTTTTATGGAGCTTTCAGTTAACTTCATTCTAgaaatatcataataaaaagtaaattatcAAGTTTCAGACCCCAAAGAGAGTAAATTACTCtttctgtcccattttatatatgTCATCCCTTTTTATAAATAGCTGGAtcataatatttgtcattttataaaatttatgcttaaattatcatattttgcctattatgtctttgatagaatagttaaaattacatcatttcttaatgcagtgcaaagtaaaaatgggacggagggagtatcaaaTTCAGTGTGACATGATAAAACTAATTATGGATGCACAGTAAATTTTGTTAACTTAATTGACATATCCATCTTATTTGGGGACGGGTTTTCCCTAAGAAAAAAGAATAGCTTCatatttcttcaatttggatGAATATTTATGACAAATTTTAGTTTAAACTcaaattgaagaagaatatGGACTTTGAGTTTAATAGTAATATGTTTGGCCAAACTTTTAAAATcagtatttttcaaaaagtatttttgctgaaataatttatgtttaacCAATACATAAAAGGCATTTTTTTAGTTGCAGTTAGTGTTTGACCAAGCTTTCTACACATGTttttaagtgtatttttttcaaaagtaattttaggaaaaaaaaaactatctttTAGCTTTTAAAAGGCTATTTTCCATAAACATCTATTTTCTCCCAAAAGCTTGATCAAAtaccttattttttaaaaataaacaatttttagagaagaaaaaaacacttttcaGCAAAAATAAGCTTGATCAATCATGctataaatatatcatttattttagtttaaataaaaatagaaattcatTTTGGTATAAAGGCAAGCAATAATATGCTAAAGTAAGCAAGTGAATAAGAATCATATATCTCAATCAATTCAAAATTGGGAATTCAATTAccaaatcttcaaaaaaaaaaaatcctagaaTATTCCAgttcataaatatttaattaaaaagtttccttttttatctttGTCCTCTATATTCTACTAACTAATGATAATACCATAAGAAACCATAAGCAAAatgaattataaatattatgaatgtGACAAGAGTGTTCAAacagacaaaaaataataatattagaaaTGGCATTTTCTTTTAACAAAGTTTTGTTATTAACATTTCTAGTTCTACAAGGCATGTGCGATGCTAATGGTAGTAACAAatattcaatttcttttatttgttcaaaggCACCTAATCCATCTCTATGCCTACAAGCCTATAACTCTGATCCACGTTCCCAGAACGCGGATCTGAGTGGTCTATGTCAAATTGCAATCGATTTTTCAGAGAAAAGCGCAAGACATACATTGAATTTGGTTAATCAACTTCTAGAAAATGCCAAAGGAGTTTACGGGAATAGATTACAAGATTTTGCGTTCCATTAACTGTGCGAATTTGTTCAACCAAACTGGGAAAATTTTGCAATCGGGAGACTTTCAGAAGACCTTAGATGGTGTAAATGGAGCATTGGCGGAAAGTGCTAATTGTGATGCGGGTTTTATAAAGTCGCCACCTAAGGAACCAAACGAACTTCGACAGTCTAGCGTGTTAGTGCAACAATTGGGTGTTGTTGCCGTGCTTACTGCTACATGGCTAATTAAATAGATTATGTTGATGAAAAATCTTTTAGATTGTTGCTATTGATGCCCATTTGTTAGTATGAATTTAAATGCTTGATAATCTATTCTTGGGTTCAATCATATTcctaataaaatgaaaattcgAACAACTAGAGCATTGTAACCCCTCCCCCTTGTGGCACTCCTTGCTCGCAGAGTgtcatattgaaaaaaaaaatgtgactaCCTTTCTTGAACAATATTTAAAGATTCCTGCTTTTAATATTATACTAATTTTGAACAAATGTATGATCACTAACTAGCTAATAATCAatacaactatttttaaaatattgataaataattttagagTAAGTGTGCAATAACTTATATATACGAAATTAGGACAGAATACACAAGTGAAAGAATGAAACTTTTTGTCTACttatatatacaaacaaaaaggCCACATTGTGCTACTTTTTGGCTTTTAGTAAAGAATATTGGAGAAGTGTCTAACAACAATAATGTAATTTGGTATAGCAGATGGTGTATTTCATGATTCTCATGGGCCGGGCCTTCACAAAGCCTATAATTGCAAATTGATAATGTTAGTAAAATTCATGTGTTATGGACTCGAAGAATTGTGCTTTCATCAGAAAGGTGATATTATCAACCGCGTTCACCATCTCTTGTCTAGGAAACTAAGTTGGTCTCTATCACCCATATTTATAGGGAGGCTAATTCAGTAGCTGATGGTTTAATCAAGAATCTTGCTTTACACGTGTCTTCTAGGATTTTTTTCATGTGTTGTAGCCTGTAGGAGATGTTGTTGGGGTTTCAGACCGATTACTTAATGTTTTAATgctctttaaaaatatatttgtcatgaatttttttttttaaaaaaaaaaccaaaacttGAGGAGGGAAAGTAccagaataatttttttaatacaagttttatCATTACGTTATTTATGCATCTTTATCTTTAACCATAAAACAATTATTACACTAGTCAGTTGGAAGTTTGTCTCCCTACTTCGATTTGTAAGGGTAAAACTAGCTTTGTTCCTAGATACCAAATTGTGGATAATATTCAGGATTGGGATTTTATTTATACTAGtcgcttgttgttttattagttctctttaaaaaaaaaaagattaaaaacaaCAACTGTGTTATGTCTTTATCCCTCAACTCACTAGTCTTATGAATttagccaaaaaaaattaacctaaGGAGGGAAAGTCAGTAAAATAATTTCTCTTAATATCAATGTCATCattacattatttattatatacgttatcctaaaaaaattatgacccGTAAATTAAATGAATGAATAtcaatttttcatcttttaaccGTGATAACTGAAAAGTATATCCAAATCCAAAAGCAACGTCAGCATGAATCCTTATCCAATGTACCTTTATCCCATATTTACctatatatatactctttatAATACCTCACTTTTCAAAATTCACAGATGTAGATAAATATCctgtatatatacaaatatatgaaGTTTTTATCGGAATTGAGGACGTGCTGTGGCGGCGCAACCATCAGGACGGTGATGGATGGGCTACCGCCGGTGGAGAAAAAGGAGTCGGAGCTAGTAAATCGATCGGGGAATAAGCGCGTGGTTTCTCGGGGAAGGAAATTAAGGAAAACGGAGAATTGGAAACCGGCGCTCCACGTCATCTCCGAGGACAAAGCGATCGCCGATGTTGATCGGTACAGTTACGATAAAACTACGGTTGGAAATTCCGGGAATAAAAGAGCGTTAAAAGATGCCGGTAGAGCACCGAAGAGGTTCGGCCATGGTTACTGGTAACACtacttcacttttctttttttcagttTTCTGACGTTTTTGAACCAAATTATTGACGGACagattatttttaaactaaaggagaatatttttgttcaatttttatttcaaatatattgaTCATTTTccgttattattattatactacTATTTTTAGTAGtgagatttattttttctttgtatatgCAGGAAAATGTCGTACGCCGTTGCGATGCCTGCTTTCTCAGGAATGCTTTTTTAGTGTTGAGCTGTGTTTGTCTTGTCCTTGTAAATAATTAGATTTTAGATTTTTGTTCACCTCTATGGAAATTTAACAAAAGCAAAAATATATGCTTTTTAATTTCCTTTGtatatattgtaaattaaaaaaatgatgtttaaGTTAAGTTGATATttggttttgtaattttatacaaatttatttttgattttatatCCTTTTGATAAAACATCTCTGTTTTATACctaaaaaagatgaaaaggttaagtgtattttattttctctccaTTTGTAGCTTGTGTTTATCTTATGGTACAATTTCTTTTTCAACTGCAATTAACTTCATTATTACCGATTGAACAATTTCGTAATTGAATATTGAACTCTTTGAACGCGAAATACATTagttaaatttattaatgttgGCTTGAAGGTGAGTAGAGTGTGTTGTCTACTGGATTAGGGAGTATTTCAATTTGGGCATCATCGATAACTTGAATTTTATTGTTGCATAGTAAAAATTCAGTTTGAGCttataatttttacatttttttgggaTTCATATTTTAGCAATTCTCTCTTCTT
The DNA window shown above is from Solanum stenotomum isolate F172 chromosome 6, ASM1918654v1, whole genome shotgun sequence and carries:
- the LOC125867949 gene encoding uncharacterized protein LOC125867949; the encoded protein is MKFLSELRTCCGGATIRTVMDGLPPVEKKESELVNRSGNKRVVSRGRKLRKTENWKPALHVISEDKAIADVDRYSYDKTTVGNSGNKRALKDAGRAPKRFGHGYWKMSYAVAMPAFSGMLF